The DNA window GACCTCCCCGAGGAACGGCGCCTCGCGCTGGATCCGTGCGGGCCAGGCGATGAGGCGGCGGTAGGACAGGCGGGAGTAGGGGTCGTTCGCGTCGGGAGTGTCGGACATGCGCGAAGTCTCGCACCGCCGCCCCGAAATGGCGCGGCCGGGGTCGCCCCCGGCCGCCCAGGACTTCCGTTTCAGGAGCGCGGGGCCCCCCGTGCGCCCCGCCCGTGGATCAGGCCCCTCCGCCCTTCTCGGCCCCCTTGGGCCGCTTCGTGAGCTTGCCGCCCAGGTAGTCGCGGTTCATCCGCGCGATGACCTCGAGCTTGATCTCCTTCGGGCAGGCGGCCTCGCACTCGCCCATGTTCGTGCAGCCGCCGAAGCCCTCGGCGTCCATCTGCGCGACCATCTTGAGGACCCGGTCCTGCCGCTCCGGCTGCCCCTGCGGGAGGAGCCCGAGGTGCGAGACCTTCGCGCCGACGAAGAGCATCGCCGAGGCGTTCGGGCAGGCGGCAGCGCAGGCGCCGCAGCCGATGCACGCCGCCGCGTCCATCGCGAGCTCGGCGTCCTCTTTCCGGACGGGGATCGCGTTCGCGTCGACCCCGACTCCGGTGTTCACCGAGACGAAGCCGCCGGCCGCGATGATCCGGTCGTAGGCCGACCGGTCGACGATGAGGTCCTTGATGACGGGGAACGCCTTCGCCCGGAACGGCTCGACGGTGATCGTCTGGCCGTCCTGGAAGCTCCTCATGTGGAGCTGGCAGGTCGTCGTCGCCGAGCGCGGCCCGTGAGGGACTCCATTGATGACGAGAGAGCAGGCGCCGCAGATGCCCTCGCGGCAGTCGTGGTCGAGCGCGACCGGCTCCTCTCCCTTCTCCATGAGGCGCTCGCTCACGAGGTCGAGCATCTCGAGGAACGAGGAGCCGGTGCTGACGCCCGGGACGTCGTAGGTGACGAGGCCGCCCTTGTCGGAAGGCGACTTCTGGCGCCAGATGCGAACCTTGATGTTGATGTCCTTGTCGCCGCTCATTACTTGTAGCTCCTCGTGGCGAGGTGGACGGATTCGAACGTGAGCGCCTCCGTGTGGCGCTCCGGCGCCAGACCCTCCCCCTTCCACTCCCAGGCGGCAACGTGCGCGAACTTCTCGTCGTTGCGGAGCGCCTCGCCGTCCGGCGTCTGGTACTCCTCGCGGAAGTGGCCGCCGCACGACTCCTCGCGGGCGAGGGCATCGCGGCAGATGAGCTCGTCGAGCTCGAAGAAGTCGGCGAGCCGCCCCGCCTTCTCGAGGGCGACGTTCAGGTCCTCCCCGCTTCCCGGGACGAAGACGCTCTTCCAGAACTCCTCGCGAAGCTCCGGGATCTTCGCGATCCCCAGCTCGAGGCGCTCCCGGGTGCGGCCCATGCCGCAGTTCTCCCACATGAGGAGCCCGAGCTGCTTGTGGAGGGAGTCGACGGTCCGCTTTCCCTTGATGGAGAGGAGCTTCTTCGTCCGCTCGGTGACGTCCGCCTCGGCCGCCTTCACGGCGGGGTGCGTGGCGTCGACCTTCGCGGGCCTGCCCTGGGCGAGGTAGTTGCCGATCGTGTAGGGAATGACGAAGTAGCCGTCGGCGAGACCCTGCATGAGGGCCGAGGCGCCGAGGCGGTTCGCGCCGTGGTCGGAGAAGTTCGCCTCGCCGAGGACGAAGAGGCCCGGAATGTTGGACATGAGGTTGTAGTCGACCCAGAGACCGCCCATCGTGTAGTGGACCGCCGGGTAGATCCGCATCGGGACCTTGTACGGGTTCTCGTCGGTGATCCTCTCGTACATCTCGAAGAGGTTCCCGTACCGCTCCCGGATGACGCCCTCGCCGAGCCGGCCGATCGACTCGGCGAAGTCGAGGTAGACGCCCTGGCCGCCGGGGCCCACGCCGCGCCCCTCGTCGCAGACCTGCTTGGCCGCGCGCGAGGAGATGTCGCGGGGGGCGAGGTTGCCGAAGCTGGGGTACTTCCTCTCGAGGTAGTAGTCGCGCTCGGCCTCGGGGATGTCGGCGGCCTTGCGGGTCTCCCCCTTCTTCAGCGGCACCCAGATCCGGCCGTCGTTGCGGAGCGACTCGGACATGAGCGTCAGCTTGCTCTGGTTCTCGCCGTGGACCGGGATGCAGGTGGGGTGGATCTGCGTGTAGCAGGGGTTCGCGAAGTAGGCGCCGCGCCGGTGGGCGCGCCAGATGGCGGTGGCGTTGCACCCTTTCGCGTTCGTCGAGAGGAAATAGCCGTTCCCGTAGCCGCCCGTCGCGAGCATGACCGCGTCGGCGAAGTGGCTCGAGACCTTGCCGGTGACCATGTCGCGGACGACGATGCCGCGCGCCACGCCGTCGATCACGATGAGATCGAGCATCTCGGTGCGCGGGTACATCTTCACCTTGCCGAGGCCGATCTGCCTCTCGAGCGCCTGGTAGGCGCCGATGAGGAGCTGCTGCCCCGTCTGGCCCCTCGCGTAGAACGTCCGCGAGACCTGCGCGCCGCCGAAGGAGCGGTTCCCGAGCGTGCCGCCGTACTCGCGCCCGAACGGAACGCCCTGCGCGACACACTGGTCGATGATGTCGTTGCTCACCTCGGCGAGGCGGTGGACGTTCGACTCGCGGGCCCGGAAGTCGCCCCCCTTCACGGTGTCGTAGAAGAGGCGGTAGACGCTGTCGCCGTCGTTCTGGTAATTCTTGGCCGCGTTGATGCCGCCCTGCGCCGCGATGGAGTGGGCGCGGCGGGGGCTGTCCTGGTAGCAGAAGCAGGAGACCTCGTATCCGAGCTCGGCAAGGCTCGCGGCGCCCGAGGCGCCCGCGAGGCCGGAGCCGACCATGATGAGCTTGTACTTCCGCTTGTTCGCCGGATTGATGAGCTTGATGGCCGCCTTGTGCCGCGTCCAGCGCGACTCCATGGGGCCGGTGGGGCACTTGCCGTCGAGTTCCATTCCGCGACCTCCTAGCTCGCCACCGGGCGGACGAGCCCGGCCAGGACCGCGATCGGGAAGGAGATGTTCACGACGACGATCACGGTGGAGACGGCCATCAGGACCACCTTGAGCGGCTTCTCGTACTTCGGGGTCTTCAGCCCGAGTGTCTGGAAGAGGCTGAAGGCGCCGTGGAAGAGGTGGAAGCCGAGGGCGACCATGGCGAGGATGTAGAAGATGGAGACGGCCGGGTTCGAGAAGGCCGTGACGAGGTTCGAGTAGACGTCGGTGTGGCTGAAGGTCGGGTGGACCGAGCCGACCGTGAGATGGAGGAGGTGGTAGACGATGAAGAGGCCGATCATCGGCCCCGTCCAGTACATCGTCCGCGAGGTGATCGTCGCGGCCTGGAAGTCCTGGCTGGCGTAGCCGACGGGGCGGGCCGCCCGGTTGCGCCGCCAGAGGATGAAGGCGGCCACGGCGTGAAGGCCGACCGCGCCCAGCAGGACGGCGCGGAACCCCCAGAGGACCGCCGGCACCGACTTCAGGAACGCCGCGTAGGCGTTGATCTTCTCCGGCCCCTGGTAGAGCTGGAGGTTTCCGACCATGTGGACGAAGACGAAGCCGTAGAGGACGAGGCCGGTCAGGGCCATCACCGCCTTCAGGGCGATGGAGCCGAGCACCGGTCTTTCGGAGGTCATCGGTATCGCGCTCATCTGGCGTTCAGCAGGTCAGCTTCCCGCAGAGCTCGGCGACGGACTCGGCCGACTTCTGCAGCGCCGCGAGCTCCTCCGGCGTCAGGTTCAGCTGGATGATCTTCTCGACACCGTCCTTGCCGAGGACGACCGGGACGCCGACGTAGAGGCCGTTGATCCCGTACTCCCCCTCGAGGTAGGCCGCGCAGGGGAGGATCTTCTTCTTGTCGTTGAAGATGGCGTCGGCCATCTCGACGGCCGCGGCCGACGGGGCGTAGTAGGCCGAGCCGGTCTTCAGGAAGTTGACGATCTCGGCGCCGCCGCCCGCCGTGCGCTTGACGATGGCCTCGACCCGGTCGGCGGGGAGAAGCTCGGTGATCGGGACGCCGGCGACCGTGGAGTACCGCGGGAGCGGAACCATCGTATCCCCGTGTCCGCCGAGGACCGTCGCGTGGATGTTCGCCATCGAGACGTTCATCTCCATGGCGATGAAGGCTCGCATCCGGGCGGCGTCGAGGATGCCGGCCATGCCGACGACCTTGTTCTTGGGGAGCTTCGAGACGCGGCGGGCGACCTCGCACATCGCGTCGAGGGGGTTCGTGACGACGACGATCGTCAGGTCGCGCGAGTAGCGCGTCACCTTCGCGATGCAGTCGGCCACGATCTCCTCGTTCTTCTTCAGGAGGTCGTCTCGCGACATGCCCGGCTTGCGGGCGAGACCGGCCGTCATGATGCAGAGGTCGGAACCCTCGGTTTCCTCGAAACCGTTGGAGCCGACGATCTTCATGTCGAAGCCCTCGACGGCCCCCGACTGGTACATGTCGAGGCCCTTGCCCTGGGGAACTCCGTCGACGACATCGACGAGAACGACGTCCGCCAGCTCTTTCTCGACGATCCTCTGGGCGGCCGTCGCCCCGACGTTCCCTGCCCCGATGACGGTGACCTTTCGTCGCATGCTTCTCCCCCTGCTCTCGAAGATTCCGGCCCCCGCCGGGTCGCATCCGGTCCGACCGAGGAGCGTAGCAGGGGGCTGGGGAAGCGAGAAGAGGAACCGGCGCTCGGAACGCCGGCGCCCCTTCGTCCGTATATGCTTCAGACGATGGATGTGCGCGAAACCCCCGCCTGGCGGAAGGCCCTCGGCCTCGCCCACGAGGTGTGCGTCGCGCTCGAGGGGTCTGGAGGCCTTCCCGGCGACTCCGGACAGCGTCTGCGGCGCGCCGCGCTCGCAGTCCCCTCGCTCATCGCCGATGCCTTTCTGGAAACAGGCGCCGGCGACTGCCGGGAGAGGCTCGCCGCCGCCGCAACCCGGGTCGCAGAGCTCCGGCTGCTGCTCCTTTCCCCGGAACTGAGGCTGTTCGTTCCCGGCCCGGAGGCCGACGAGCTCCTCGAGGAGGCTGAGGCGCTGGCGGGCGAGATCCAGATGCTCGGCGGAAAGTGCCCCGAGGCGTGACCCTTCCCGATTTCCCGGCCTCCTGCTAGCGTCCGTGACGCTGGAAGGAAAGGAGACCCGATGACCCTCCGCCGCCTCGCCGCGACCCTGGCCGCCCTGGTCCTCCTCGCGGCTCCCTGCGCATTCGCCCAGGCCCCCACCACCGTCCCGGCTCCGGCCACGACGGAAGCCGCGCCCGCACCCGCCACCGAGGTCGCGCCGGCGACGACCGACGCCCCCGCCCCGGCCACGACCGAGGCCGTTGCTCCGGCAACGGAGACGGCAGCCGCCCCCGGGCACGCCGCCGCCCCGGCCCCGTCCCCGGAAGTCCCTGCCGGCACCTCCCAGACGACGACCATCGTCATCGGCCTGATCGTCCTCCTCCTCCTGATCGTCCTCGTCATCCTGGGGACCAAGAAGCAGGAATAGGGACAACCCTTCCAGGATACGGACCAGCACCGGAGCACCGGGGCACCGGAGAAGGGAGCCTCACCCCGGGAGTGGGTCCAGCTCGCCTCGGGCTGCGCGCGGCCGACCCGCAGGTCGTGCGGCGCTCAGCGCTCGGGTCGCTCGCGAACTCGCTCGCCTGTGGCTCGCTCAAACAGCGCTCGCATTCCCCCGAGCGCTTCGCGGCGCGCGCCAGCGGGTCCCCGGCCGTGCTCGAGTCGGCTCGCAGGACCCACCCCAGGGGTTCGGCCGCCCGGAGCGAGCATCCCAAAGGGTCAGGTCTACCTTCTACACTCTACGAGAGGGTCGCCCCGCCCGACCGCGCCCCAACGGGGCCAGGTCTAACCTCTGGCTCAGCGATCCGCGGAGCGTTTGCGCGGCAGCGACTCGTAGAGTGTAGAAGGTAGACCTGACCCCCTGGATGCAGTGCTGGAATCTCGCCGGCCGCGGGAGGGGCGGTGCGTCTCGCGAGCCGACCTCGAGCACGCCCGGGGACCCGCTCGAGTTCGCGAGGACCGGGCGGGGATCAGGCCCGCGCGCGTGTTTGACGAGCGAAGCGAGGAGTTCGCGCGGGCCCCCCGCCCGGCCGCAGCGAGCTCGGAAGCGGGTCGGGCGCGCGCAGCGGCGGCCGTGAGACGTACCGCCCCTCCCGCGGCCCCTTGCCGAAGCGACGTGACGTTGAAGCTGGAGCTCTCCCGGTCTCCCGGTCAGCTCACCCAGGCGACCCCGACTCCGAGGATGTCGACACCGGTCTTCGTCGGGATGATCTCGACCTTCTCGAACCGGGCGGGGTCGGGCGCGGCGACCTTGGCTTCCAGCTCCTCGAGCTCGGCCTTCAGGGTCTCGATCTTCGTCTCGGCGGCGCCCTCCATGCGGCGCTTGCTGAGGACCGAGCCGACCTTGCCGACCTTGAGCGACTTCCTCTTCGAGAAGAGGCCGCCGAGGACGTCCATCGCGGCGCCGGCCATCGAGGCCATCGTCTCCATCGAACGGGCCTTCTCGGCCTGCTCGGCGGTCGCGAGGTCACGACGCTTCTTCTCGATGCGCTCGACGAGGGCGGCCGAGGGCTTCGCCTTCTCGCCGACGCGGGCCGCGAAGTCGTCCTCGCCCTCGCCAGGGTTCGAGAGGAGACCCGACAGCGGGTCGCGGATCAGGGTCGTCGCGAGGAGGTCCGGGAGGCGCTCCTTCACGGCCTTCTCGGCTTCCTTCACGCCCTTGGTTCCCAGCCAGGAGGGGAGGTCGGCGTACTGGAGCGTCCGGGGCGCCGCGTCGAGGAGCTCCTTCCCTTCGAGATCGAGGACGTCACCCTGGACGACCTCGCGCGGCGTCGCCGCGTCGAGCGGGAAGAGCCTCGTCGTCGTGATCTCGTCCGACGTTCCCTTGCCGCTCTTGTAGCGGACCGCCGACTTCACCCACAGGTAGGGTGCCGCGCGGTCGCCGCCGCGACGGTCGAGCCAGCGGGCAGGCCACTCGGACGGGAGCATGGGCGGGCCCGCGGGGGTGGCAGGAATCGGCGGTGCAGGCGCGGCGCTGGCGGGCGCGGCGCTGGCGACCGCCGTCGCGGCGACGGATCCTGCAACGGCGGCAGCGCTCGAGGACGCGGGCACCGCCGGCGCCGCTTTCTTCAGCTTCGTCAGCTCGTCGCGCGTCATCGGGCCGCGCAGGTAGCTCATCGCCCAGCGGGTCTCGAAGATCTCCGGGCCCTTCCGGTGGACGTCGTGGAGAAGGAAGGTCCGCTTCTTCGTCTGGTTCAGGAGGGCGTCGACGTCGGTCAGGCCGGCGGCGTCGGTGAGGCCGTCGGCGA is part of the Holophagales bacterium genome and encodes:
- a CDS encoding succinate dehydrogenase/fumarate reductase iron-sulfur subunit, with protein sequence MSGDKDINIKVRIWRQKSPSDKGGLVTYDVPGVSTGSSFLEMLDLVSERLMEKGEEPVALDHDCREGICGACSLVINGVPHGPRSATTTCQLHMRSFQDGQTITVEPFRAKAFPVIKDLIVDRSAYDRIIAAGGFVSVNTGVGVDANAIPVRKEDAELAMDAAACIGCGACAAACPNASAMLFVGAKVSHLGLLPQGQPERQDRVLKMVAQMDAEGFGGCTNMGECEAACPKEIKLEVIARMNRDYLGGKLTKRPKGAEKGGGA
- a CDS encoding fumarate reductase/succinate dehydrogenase flavoprotein subunit, producing the protein MELDGKCPTGPMESRWTRHKAAIKLINPANKRKYKLIMVGSGLAGASGAASLAELGYEVSCFCYQDSPRRAHSIAAQGGINAAKNYQNDGDSVYRLFYDTVKGGDFRARESNVHRLAEVSNDIIDQCVAQGVPFGREYGGTLGNRSFGGAQVSRTFYARGQTGQQLLIGAYQALERQIGLGKVKMYPRTEMLDLIVIDGVARGIVVRDMVTGKVSSHFADAVMLATGGYGNGYFLSTNAKGCNATAIWRAHRRGAYFANPCYTQIHPTCIPVHGENQSKLTLMSESLRNDGRIWVPLKKGETRKAADIPEAERDYYLERKYPSFGNLAPRDISSRAAKQVCDEGRGVGPGGQGVYLDFAESIGRLGEGVIRERYGNLFEMYERITDENPYKVPMRIYPAVHYTMGGLWVDYNLMSNIPGLFVLGEANFSDHGANRLGASALMQGLADGYFVIPYTIGNYLAQGRPAKVDATHPAVKAAEADVTERTKKLLSIKGKRTVDSLHKQLGLLMWENCGMGRTRERLELGIAKIPELREEFWKSVFVPGSGEDLNVALEKAGRLADFFELDELICRDALAREESCGGHFREEYQTPDGEALRNDEKFAHVAAWEWKGEGLAPERHTEALTFESVHLATRSYK
- a CDS encoding succinate dehydrogenase cytochrome b subunit; the encoded protein is MTSERPVLGSIALKAVMALTGLVLYGFVFVHMVGNLQLYQGPEKINAYAAFLKSVPAVLWGFRAVLLGAVGLHAVAAFILWRRNRAARPVGYASQDFQAATITSRTMYWTGPMIGLFIVYHLLHLTVGSVHPTFSHTDVYSNLVTAFSNPAVSIFYILAMVALGFHLFHGAFSLFQTLGLKTPKYEKPLKVVLMAVSTVIVVVNISFPIAVLAGLVRPVAS
- the mdh gene encoding malate dehydrogenase, which gives rise to MRRKVTVIGAGNVGATAAQRIVEKELADVVLVDVVDGVPQGKGLDMYQSGAVEGFDMKIVGSNGFEETEGSDLCIMTAGLARKPGMSRDDLLKKNEEIVADCIAKVTRYSRDLTIVVVTNPLDAMCEVARRVSKLPKNKVVGMAGILDAARMRAFIAMEMNVSMANIHATVLGGHGDTMVPLPRYSTVAGVPITELLPADRVEAIVKRTAGGGAEIVNFLKTGSAYYAPSAAAVEMADAIFNDKKKILPCAAYLEGEYGINGLYVGVPVVLGKDGVEKIIQLNLTPEELAALQKSAESVAELCGKLTC